The following nucleotide sequence is from Strigops habroptila isolate Jane chromosome Z, bStrHab1.2.pri, whole genome shotgun sequence.
cgggcggcgTCGGCCGGCGGCGAGAGGCCGCGGTTGGCCTTGTGGGAGCTGTAGTTCGGCGGGGGCCCCCCCCGCGGCCGTTCCCCCGCGCCCCGCCATGCCGGGCTTCACCTGCTGCGTGCCGGGCTGCTACAACAACTCGCACCGCGACAAGGCGCTGCACTTCTACACCTTCCCCAAGGACGAGGAGCTGCGGCGCCTCTGGCTGAAGAACGTCTCCCGAGCGGGCGTCAGCGGCTGCTTCAGCACCTTCCAGCCCACCACGGGCCACCGCGTCTGCAGCGAGCACTTCCAGGGCGGCCGCAAGTCCTACCTAGTGCGGGTTCCCACCATCTTCCCGCTGCGCGGCGTCAACGAGCGCAAGGCGCAGCGGGCCGCCCGCCGCctccgccccgccgccgccgccgccgccgccgccgcgcaggGCACCGCTGCTGCCGTCGCGGTCCCGGTAGGGGGCGCGGCCGAGGACGTGAAGCCCATCGACCTGACGGTGCAGGTGGAGCTCGAGCCCGGGGCCACCGTGGGCCCCGGCCCCGGGAGGCTACCGGCGGCGGGGGAGGAGGGCCCGTTGGAGGGTGGCCCCCCGGACCACTCGTACTCGCTGTCGTCGGGCACCACGTCcgaggagctg
It contains:
- the THAP11 gene encoding THAP domain-containing protein 11, translating into MPGFTCCVPGCYNNSHRDKALHFYTFPKDEELRRLWLKNVSRAGVSGCFSTFQPTTGHRVCSEHFQGGRKSYLVRVPTIFPLRGVNERKAQRAARRLRPAAAAAAAAAQGTAAAVAVPVGGAAEDVKPIDLTVQVELEPGATVGPGPGRLPAAGEEGPLEGGPPDHSYSLSSGTTSEELLRKLNEQRDIIALLEVKMKEMKGSIRRLRLAEAQLREEIREKDRLLHAASAGTRKRHGL